In the genome of Amaranthus tricolor cultivar Red isolate AtriRed21 chromosome 15, ASM2621246v1, whole genome shotgun sequence, one region contains:
- the LOC130801739 gene encoding UDP-glucose 6-dehydrogenase 2-like produces MEQPITFANMNSIYCIGASSMLALAHHYPNKQFYVVDTVDQVAPWNQPVPPFWEPQLPDLLLAHRNVKLHFHNNIQQFIRQCPLIFIAIEMRTKKKGRIELNKWMEAVRLIRDNAAVSKYIIDKSDVPFDVRNTIMDVIQPTQVVHSNYTNPEFFSHGSAFDTLLNPRRVVFGHRTPYANLTLLHHIYNFVPKNNRLVINDARSVDFTKIYCNALLGFMGTLANIGSTFADDLNIDINQVFRIVDSEDRLGHGFLEPNVAVGGPALQRDIAYMAYMAEEGGHKEIAALFKGFIEVNKKRKEKFEKKMLKCMHSLRGKTIVILGLAYKEGTEDMSDSPSIYICEQLMRNKDVTLRVHDSIVYDEIIK; encoded by the coding sequence ATGGAACAACCAATTACTTTTGCTAATATGAATAGCATATATTGTATTGGAGCATCTTCCATGCTGGCACTAGCTCATCACTACCCAAATAAGCAATTTTATGTAGTCGACACAGTAGATCAAGTTGCTCCATGGAATCAACCTGTACCACCCTTTTGGGAACCTCAACTACCCGATTTGCTTCTTGCTCACCGAAATGTAAAACTGCACTTTCATAACAATATTCAACAATTCATACGACAATGTCCCTTAATCTTTATAGCAATTGAAATGAGAACTAAGAAAAAAGGGAGAATCGAGCTTAATAAGTGGATGGAAGCAGTGCGTCTTATTAGAGATAATGCAGCTGTTTCAAAATACATCATCGACAAATCGGACGTTCCTTTTGACGTTAGAAACACTATTATGGATGTGATACAACCAACTCAGGTGGTACATAGTAACTACACAAATCCTGAGTTTTTTAGTCATGGGTCCGCGTTTGATACTTTATTGAATCCGAGAAGAGTTGTATTTGGACATAGAACACCGTACGCCAATTTAACATTGTTGCACCATATTTACAATTTTGTTCCTAAGAACAATAGGTTGGTAATCAATGATGCAAGGAGTGTGGATTTCACAAAAATATACTGCAATGCATTATTGGGTTTCATGGGGACTTTGGCGAATATTGGTTCCACTTTTGCCGATGATTTGAATATTGATATTAATCAAGTTTTTCGGATTGTCGATAGTGAAGACAGATTGGGACATGGTTTTTTGGAACCAAATGTAGCAGTTGGTGGTCCTGCTCTTCAGAGGGATATAGCTTACATGGCATATATGGCCGAAGAAGGTGGCCACAAGGAAATCGCAGCATTATTCAAGGGGTTCATTGAGgtaaataagaaaagaaaagagaagttcgaaaaaaaaatgcttaaatgtATGCATTCTCTCAGAGGCAAAACAATTGTTATTCTTGGGTTAGCCTACAAAGAAGGAACTGAAGATATGTCGGATTCTCCATCGATTTACATATGCGAGCAGCTAATGAGAAATAAGGATGTCACTCTTCGTGTTCATGATTCTATTGTATATGATGAGATTATAAAGTGA